The following DNA comes from Streptomyces pristinaespiralis.
CGTCGCAGACGACCTGGACCTCGATGTGCCGGGTCTTTCGCAGGTAGCGCTCCATGTAGACGGCGCTGTTCTTGAAGACGGCCTGGGCGCTCGCCCGGGTGGCGGTGTAGGCGTCGCGCAGGTCCTTCGGATCGTGCACGACGGTGATGCCGCGCCCTCCGCCGCCGGCCACCGCCTTGATGATGACCGGATAGCCGATCTCCGCCGCCACGGCCACGGCCGCGTCCACCGAGTCGACCGGCTCGACCGTGCCCGGCAGCAGCGGCAGGCCGGCCGCCGTCATCAGCCGTCGCGCGGTCGCCTTGTCGCCGACGTTCTCCATCACGTCCGCCGGGGGACCGATGAACGTGATGCCGTCGTCGGCGCAGATCTCGGCGAAGTACGGGTCCTCCGAGAGGAATCCGTATCCGGGATGGATGGCCTCCGCTCCGGTACGGACGGCCGCTCCGATGATGTTGGGGATGTTGAGATAACTGCGGGCGGGGGCGCCCGGGCCGATGTGGACGGCCTCGTCCGCGGCCTTGACGAACTGGGCGTCGGCGTCGGGCGTCGAGTAGACCGCCACCGTCCGTACGCCCAGATCGCGGCAGGAACGGATGATCCGCAGCGCGATCTCACCCCGGTTGGCGATGAGCACCTTGTCGAACACGTCTCGGTCCTCCCGTGTGTGGCGGCGGCTCAGTCGACCGGGACGAGATCGATGAGCGGCTGGGCGTACTCGACCACCTCGCCGTCCCGGGCGTGGACGGCGTGCACCCGGCCCCGGACGTCGGCGGTGATGGAGTTGAGCAGCTTCATCGCCTCGACGACGGCCAGTTGCGTGCCGGGTTCGACGATGTCCCCGACCTGGACGAACGGCTCCGCTCCGGGCGACGGCGCCTGGTAGTAGGTGCCGACCAGCGGCGCCGTGACCTGGACGAGTCCCGCGGGCGCCGCGTCCTCGGCGGGTGCGTCCGCGCTCTGCGGTGCGGCGGGAGCGGGCGCGGCGGCCGGCGCGGGCGCGGGGAGCACCGCGCCGGGGGCGGCGGCCGGGGCCGTCTCCCACTCGACGTCGACGCTGATCCCGCCGGCCCGCAGCGTGATCCGGCGCAGGGTGCCCGGCAGTTCACCGGCCAGCAGCCGGGTCTGCGCTCTGAGCTCTTCGACCGTCATCGTGCCGGCGGCGGTCGGCGCCTCGGACGCCTCAGTGGTCATCACGCTTCTCCCAGTCGACGATGGGCTGACGTTCGGGGTGCCCGAACCGGTCGAAACGCTCCCGGCGCAGCTCGACGAGCCGGTCCCCCGGGAGGTCGAGCAGCGGACCCAGGGTCCGCACCAGAGCGGTCTTCACATTGAGTGCCGTCGGATACGGCGCCGTGTGCGCCCCGTCCGGCGGCTCGGGCACGATCGCGTCGACCACGCCGAGGCGCAGCAGGTCCCCGGCGGTCAGCCGGAGCGCGTCGGCCGCCTGGCCGGCGCGGTCCGCGGTGCCGAACAGGATCGTGGAACAGCCCTCCGGGCTGATCACCGAGTAGTACGCGTTCTCCAGCATCAGCACCGAGTTCGCGACACCCAGCGCCAGCGCACCGCCGCTGCCGCCCTCACCGGTGACCACCGAGACCACCGGGACGCGCAGCCGGGAGAGTTCCAGGATGCACTCGGCGATGGCGAGGCTCTGCCCCCTCTCCTCCGCCCCGATGCCGGGGAAGGCGCCCGGGGTGTCGATGAACGCCACGACGGGCAGGCCGAAGCGGTCCGCCAGCCGCATCAGCCGCAGCGCCTTGCGGTAGCCCTCGGGGTTGGGCATGCCGAAGTTGCTGCGGACCAGCGCCTGGGTGTCATGGCCCTTCTGGTGACCGAGCACGACGACGTTCCGGCCGCCGAGCCGGGCGATGCCGCCGGTCAGCGCCTGGTCGTCCCCGAAGACCCGGTCGCCGTGCAGGCTCACGAAGTCGTCGAAGACGTGGCCGATGTACTCCTCGGTGGTGGGCCGCCCGATGTTGCGGGCCAGGGCGACGGTGTCGCGGGTGCCGCGGACGGCCGGGGGCGGTTCGGTGAGCGGCTCCGCGCCGCCCACCTCCGGCAGTTCGGGCACCGAGGGGCCGAGCAGGGTCAGCAACCGGGCGAGGTGCTCCCGCTGGTTCTCCCGGGGGACGACCGCGTCGATCATGCCGTGCTCGAGCAGGAACTCGGCGCTCTGGAAGCCGGCGGGCAGTTCCTGGCGGATCGTGTTGCGGATGACCTGGGGACCGGCGAAGCCGATCAGGCTGCCCGGTTCGGCGAGGATGACGTCGCCGAGCATGGCGAAGGAGGCGCTGACGCCGCCGAAGGTGGGGTCGGTGTTGAGGTTGATCACCGGCAGCCGGGCCTCGCGCAGCCGGGCGACCCACTGGGCCGTCTTGGCCATCTGCATCAGCGACAGCGCGCCTTCCTGCATGCGCGCGCCGCCCGACGCGGCGATCAGCAGCAGGGGCAGCCGCCGGGACAGTGCGTGACGTGCCGCCGCGGCGATGCCCTCGCCGACCACGGCGCCCATGCTGCCGCCCATGAAGCCGAAGTCGACGGCGGCCACGACCAGTCGGCGGCCCTCGATCGTCATCTCTCCCGCGACCAGGGCGTCCTGCCGGCCGGTCCTGGCCTGCGCGTCCCGCAGCCGGTCGGGATAGGGCTTGCTGTCCGTGAACTTCAGCAGGTCACGCGGGCGGTGGTCGTCGGGGAACGACCGGAAGCTGTCGGCGTCCGCCAGCTGCTCGATCCGGGTGTGCGGGGGGATGCGGAAGTGGAACCGGCACTCCGGGCACACCTTCCTGTTGCGGTCCAGGCGCTTGACGTAGACGAAGGCGCCGCACGCCCCGCATCTGCGCCACTGCACCTCCTGGTCGGCCCTCACCGGGCCCTGTTGCCGGCTCACGGCCGATCACGCCCGCTCCGGCTCGGCGCTGCCCGGGACCGGCGGACGGACGCGCTGCGGTACGGACTCGGTGGCGGCGGCGATCCCGAAGACGGGGATGTTCCGGTAGACGGTGTGCATCCGCGCCGGGTCGACGATGTACGCCTCGTGGAAGATGCCGACGGCGCCGTCGTTGCGCACGGCCCGGTTGAACCAGGCCCACATGGAGCGGTGCTTGCCCTCCGTGTTGTGCGAGTAGCGCATCAGGTCGTCCATGCTGCGCCAGTACTGGAGCATGATCACGGTGCGGTTGAACCAGGCCCGCGAGTAGAGGAAGCCGTGGTCCTTGTTCTTCTTCAGCTCGATCAGCATGGGGATCATCGAGGCGATGACGGGCAGCCAGCGGTGCACCATCCAGAACTTGTTGATGCGGGTGCCGATCAGCAGCACCACGGTTCCCTCGGGCGGAGCGGCTATACGTGGCTCGGTGACGACCTTGAGGTCCATCGGGAGCTCCTCTCAGAACGGGTAGGCGCGGGCGGGGCTGCTGGTGGTGAGGGTGTGCCAGCGGGTGAACGCGTCGAGTGCGGCCCGGCCGCCGAATCCGGAGGCGTTGCCGGAGGCCCCGATGCCGCCGAACGGCAGCGCCGGGTCGTGGTTGACGGTCTGGTCGCCGACATGGACGACGCCGCAGCGCAGCCGGGGCGCGAGCGCGCGTCCGCGGTCGGCGTCGGACGTGTAGACGGCGGCGGTGAGCCCGTAGTCGGAGGTGTTGGCGAGCGCGATCGCCTCGTCGTCGTCGGCGAAGGCCGTGATCGTGGCGACCGGCCCGAAGACCTCCTTGTGGAAGACGGCCATCTTCGGTGTCACGTCGGCGAGCACGGTGGGCGGGAAGAACGGGCCCTGCACCCGCCCGCCGGTGACCAGGCGGGCGCCCTGGGCGACGGCCTCCTCGACGGCGGCGGCGATCCGGGTGAGCGCCCCGTGCTCGATGACCGGACCGATCTGGGCGTCCGTGCGGTACGGGTCGCCGATGCGCAGCGCGGCGGCGCGGCGGGCGAGGGTCTCGGTGTAG
Coding sequences within:
- a CDS encoding DUF4188 domain-containing protein, producing MDLKVVTEPRIAAPPEGTVVLLIGTRINKFWMVHRWLPVIASMIPMLIELKKNKDHGFLYSRAWFNRTVIMLQYWRSMDDLMRYSHNTEGKHRSMWAWFNRAVRNDGAVGIFHEAYIVDPARMHTVYRNIPVFGIAAATESVPQRVRPPVPGSAEPERA
- a CDS encoding acetyl-CoA carboxylase carboxyltransferase subunit alpha — protein: MSRQQGPVRADQEVQWRRCGACGAFVYVKRLDRNRKVCPECRFHFRIPPHTRIEQLADADSFRSFPDDHRPRDLLKFTDSKPYPDRLRDAQARTGRQDALVAGEMTIEGRRLVVAAVDFGFMGGSMGAVVGEGIAAAARHALSRRLPLLLIAASGGARMQEGALSLMQMAKTAQWVARLREARLPVINLNTDPTFGGVSASFAMLGDVILAEPGSLIGFAGPQVIRNTIRQELPAGFQSAEFLLEHGMIDAVVPRENQREHLARLLTLLGPSVPELPEVGGAEPLTEPPPAVRGTRDTVALARNIGRPTTEEYIGHVFDDFVSLHGDRVFGDDQALTGGIARLGGRNVVVLGHQKGHDTQALVRSNFGMPNPEGYRKALRLMRLADRFGLPVVAFIDTPGAFPGIGAEERGQSLAIAECILELSRLRVPVVSVVTGEGGSGGALALGVANSVLMLENAYYSVISPEGCSTILFGTADRAGQAADALRLTAGDLLRLGVVDAIVPEPPDGAHTAPYPTALNVKTALVRTLGPLLDLPGDRLVELRRERFDRFGHPERQPIVDWEKRDDH
- a CDS encoding acetyl-CoA carboxylase biotin carboxyl carrier protein, which encodes MTTEASEAPTAAGTMTVEELRAQTRLLAGELPGTLRRITLRAGGISVDVEWETAPAAAPGAVLPAPAPAAAPAPAAPQSADAPAEDAAPAGLVQVTAPLVGTYYQAPSPGAEPFVQVGDIVEPGTQLAVVEAMKLLNSITADVRGRVHAVHARDGEVVEYAQPLIDLVPVD